Below is a window of Flavobacterium sp. CFS9 DNA.
GCACTACAGGGCTCCATTTTATGACTTAAATCATAAAATCATAATTATTTTATCGGTATACTTTTCTGTTTATAATTTTTAGAGCTCCTTTTTTCTCCAGAGTTTTTATGGTTCTAATGACTGTTTCAACGCGTAAACCTGTTAGATCTCCAATCTGTTGTCTTGTGAAATTAATGAGGTAACCATTGGTGTCTTTTTTAAAATTGAAATAGACAATTCCGTGATCGATTAATTTTAAGATACGATGTTCCGGTTCCTGAGTAGACATCTCTGCTGCCATAACTGATTTGTAATACAGCCGCTGCGCCAGATTTTCGATTATTTTAAGACTGATATCCGGGTTTTCTTTCAGCAGTATTATGAAACTATTTCTGTCAAGGAGAAGAATTTCCGAATCTTCAACAGTGATGGCATTTGCCGGATATTTTTGATTTAGAAATAAGGGCGGTTCTCCAAAAGGCTGCTCTTTGTAAAAAATACCCTGAATAAATTCACGTCCGTCATCGTTATAATTACTCATTTTTACTTCACCGGAAACAATTTGATAATAATACGCCGGCAGATTGTTTTCTTCAAAAATGATTTCATTTTTAACGAAAGACTTTCTCAAAGCACCATATTTCTCCAGCAGATCAATTGCAATCATAATTTTGTATAACGATAACACAAATATAATTCATTCAAAATAGTTCTTCTACATCAAAAAACTTTTACTTTTACGCCCACTATGAGACAAAAAATACTCAGTATACGGCAGGAAATTTTAGAAGCTAAAAGTAATGGACAAAAATTACTGGCCATATTATTAGATCCGGACAAAATTGTTTGGGAAAATTTAGATCATTTATTGCTTAAAATAAATCAATCCCCTGCAACGCATATTTTTGTGGGAGGAAGTATTGTGCAGGCAACAATTTTAGAAGATTTAATATCAAAATTAAAACAAGAGACTAATTTACCCGTTGTTATATTTCCAGGTGATCCTTCGCAGATTTCACCTCAGGCAGACGCGATTTTGTTCTTATCTTTATTATCAGGCCGAAATCCCGATTATTTAATAGAGTATCAGGTACAGGCGGCTCCAATTTTAAAAAAGACAAATCTGGAAGTAATTTCAACCGGTTATATTCTGATTGAAAGCGGAAATGAAACTGCCGTAGCCCGTGTAAGTAAAACAAAACCACTTGACAGGGACAACTTTGATCTGGTGCTGGCAACGGCTCAGGCAGGAGAAATGTTAGGGAATCAATTGATTTATCTGGAGGCGGGCAGCGGTGCGAAAAAAGCAGTTCCGCTAGAAATGATAGAACTAATCGCTCAAAATGTTGAGATTCCTATAATTGTTGGTGGAGGAATTGTAGATTTGCATGGAATTCAAAAGGCTTATAGTGCCGGTGCAGATTTAGTGGTTATTGGAACCGCTTTTGAAAATGACAGCCTTTTTTTTGAATCATAAATAAAATATACAACCCAAACTAACCTGCTCAATTATGATTGATTTTTTTCTGGACAGTTATAAGAACACTCCGTTATGGCATATTGGTCTGGAGTTTTTAGTTTTTATCTGTGGGATTTTGAGTGTTTGGTTTGCAAAAAAAGAAAACATCTGGGTTTACCCAACCGGATTAATTGCCACCGTAATATCAGTTTATCTGTTATATGTTGCAGGTTATATCGGAGATATGATCATCAATGGATATTTTTCTATTATGAGTATATACGGGTGGTATGTATGGGCAAAAGGAGGAACGGTTGAAGATAATCTGCCCATAACACGAACGAACAACAATGAAAAAATAATTGGATTTGTATTGTTTTTCATAACTGTTTTTGTAGTTTTCGGCATTTATAAATACTTTGATTACGAGATTAGAAACGACAATTATGTCGATATGATTTCATCTGGAATATTTTTTGCAGGAATGTGGTACATGGCGAAGAAAAAGATCGAGAACTGGACGCTTTGGATCATTGGTGATATTATTGTGGTGCCCCTTTATGCTTATCGCGGTTTAGGGATGTTGTCACTTCAGTATTTAATTTTTACAATTTTGGCTATTTCAGCTTATTTAGAATGGAGAAAAATCTTAGACAGCAAAAAACAGCTATCATAAAAATTGCTTTATTTGGTCCTGAAAGCACAGGAAAAACTACCTTGGCAAAACAACTTGCAGAATATTATGAAACCGAATGGGTTCCTGAGTTCGCACGCGATTATTTGCAGGAAAAATGGGAAGAGAATCAGCACATTTGTGTGGCCGATGATATGATGCCTATCGCATATGGACAAGTAGCTCTTGAAAATCAAAAGCTGGCTTTGTCAAGTAAGTACCTGTTTTGTGATACCAATTTAATGGTGACAAAGGTTTTCTCTGAAATGTATTATGGATTTTGTGACCCACTTTTAAACGAAGCAGCATTAGAGCATGAATACGATTTATTTTTCCTGACTGACATTGATGTCCCTTGGGAAAAAGACGATATCAGAGATACTCCTGAAGGGCGTGAAACCGTGTTTTCAGTCTTCAAACAGACTCTTATTGATACTAAAAAACCTTTTATTACCCTTTCCGGAGATAAAGAAAGCCGTCTGACTAAAGCAGTAGCAATCATAGAACAATTGGTTGCTGCAAAACAGCATGGTATTTCTTCCGAAGATTTCGTTCAGATCTATGAACATGGTATTTCTTTTGAAAAGATTTTACGGCAGCTGCAGATTTTCAAAAACGGAATAAACAAGTCTAATTTGGTTAGTCCGGCTGCAATTGCCAGTGGAATAGTAAGTTTGTCAGAAGTAGAATTTGAAGAGAAAGCAGCCTTTTTTGATCTTCAAAAATCAGAAATTAAACTGAAAAAGTTTGTCCCGGCTTCGGGTGCTGCCAGCAGAATGTTTAAATTCTTAAGTGCTTTTTTAAATGATTTTGACATTGAGAAAGAAACCATAAATGCTTATATCAATCGTAAAAACGACAAAGAGCTGTCGATTTTTATCGTAGCAATGGAGAAATTTCCGTTTTTTAAAACGGTTGATAAAAAACTAAAAGAAATTTATCCGGATTTTGAAGTTTTAGACAGAGATTATAAGAATTATTATTTTATAAAAACATTGTTATCTGTCGATCACTTTGATTTTGCGAATAAGCCAAAGGCAGTCTTACCTTTTCATCAATATAAAAGACATATTGCAAATCCAATTGAAGAACATTTGAACGAATGTGTTCATTACGCTTCTTCAAATCAGATTTCTAGTTTGCATTTTACTGTTTCAGAAGCACATCAAAGTTTGTTTGAGAATCAAATTAAGGTTCTTAAAGAAAAAAT
It encodes the following:
- the pnuC gene encoding nicotinamide riboside transporter PnuC; protein product: MIDFFLDSYKNTPLWHIGLEFLVFICGILSVWFAKKENIWVYPTGLIATVISVYLLYVAGYIGDMIINGYFSIMSIYGWYVWAKGGTVEDNLPITRTNNNEKIIGFVLFFITVFVVFGIYKYFDYEIRNDNYVDMISSGIFFAGMWYMAKKKIENWTLWIIGDIIVVPLYAYRGLGMLSLQYLIFTILAISAYLEWRKILDSKKQLS
- a CDS encoding DUF4301 family protein, producing MEKNLRQQKTAIIKIALFGPESTGKTTLAKQLAEYYETEWVPEFARDYLQEKWEENQHICVADDMMPIAYGQVALENQKLALSSKYLFCDTNLMVTKVFSEMYYGFCDPLLNEAALEHEYDLFFLTDIDVPWEKDDIRDTPEGRETVFSVFKQTLIDTKKPFITLSGDKESRLTKAVAIIEQLVAAKQHGISSEDFVQIYEHGISFEKILRQLQIFKNGINKSNLVSPAAIASGIVSLSEVEFEEKAAFFDLQKSEIKLKKFVPASGAASRMFKFLSAFLNDFDIEKETINAYINRKNDKELSIFIVAMEKFPFFKTVDKKLKEIYPDFEVLDRDYKNYYFIKTLLSVDHFDFANKPKAVLPFHQYKRHIANPIEEHLNECVHYASSNQISSLHFTVSEAHQSLFENQIKVLKEKIEKDSGVKIDISYSYQNKSTDSICVDAKNSPIRDKNNKLVFRPGGHGALIENLNELDADVIFVKNIDNVIQNHMDQITLYKKALAGTLIQIQQKVFGYLHAIEKGEIQEEDLEEIVVFLSKKLNVELNSDYSKFTFENKIKRIKDLLDRPIRVCGMVKNEGEPGGGPFWVMSPKGSVSLQIVEASQIDLTNKKQQEILASATHFNPVDLVCGIKNYKNEKFDLLQFVDQKTGFIVEKSVDGKLVKSYELPGLWNGAMANWLTIFVAVPLITFNPVKTVNDLLKAAHQPQ
- a CDS encoding geranylgeranylglyceryl/heptaprenylglyceryl phosphate synthase gives rise to the protein MRQKILSIRQEILEAKSNGQKLLAILLDPDKIVWENLDHLLLKINQSPATHIFVGGSIVQATILEDLISKLKQETNLPVVIFPGDPSQISPQADAILFLSLLSGRNPDYLIEYQVQAAPILKKTNLEVISTGYILIESGNETAVARVSKTKPLDRDNFDLVLATAQAGEMLGNQLIYLEAGSGAKKAVPLEMIELIAQNVEIPIIVGGGIVDLHGIQKAYSAGADLVVIGTAFENDSLFFES
- a CDS encoding Crp/Fnr family transcriptional regulator; protein product: MIAIDLLEKYGALRKSFVKNEIIFEENNLPAYYYQIVSGEVKMSNYNDDGREFIQGIFYKEQPFGEPPLFLNQKYPANAITVEDSEILLLDRNSFIILLKENPDISLKIIENLAQRLYYKSVMAAEMSTQEPEHRILKLIDHGIVYFNFKKDTNGYLINFTRQQIGDLTGLRVETVIRTIKTLEKKGALKIINRKVYR